In the Camarhynchus parvulus chromosome 12, STF_HiC, whole genome shotgun sequence genome, CCCCAGCACCGCCACagagggctggggacaaggcccAGCTCCACAGATGAGTCTACCCACCCTCATCCAGCAACAGAGCTGCCATGGCCCTCTGGGGAGCCAGGCTACATGGGGAAGGTGTCACCATccccaggagctcagccagCACCGGGCACTGGGCAGTGCAGTGTGGGGGGTGCAGAAGCGGCTCTGTCCTGGAGCCACCTTGCTAATAATGGCCAGAGTCTGGGTTAGGACCAAAAATCAGtttggggaaaggagggagaaggatAGAAAACATGAACATCATGAAAACATGAACATCCCAGGGAAGCACAGAGCTGAAGGCCCGGACACAGGAGGACACAAGCCACAGCCAGCTGcggccagcacagcctcacaTGGGCATTGCCAGCGTTCCCACAAGGCCAGACCCATCCCCAGCTGGGTAGGCTCTTTCCCTCGGTCACAGTCCTCAGCGAGGGTGCTGAGACAGAGGTGACAACGtctggctgctgccatggcaTGGTCAGGCAGCTGAGCACTCCAGACTCCCTTCTGCTCCAGGGCGTACTCCAGACAGGTTCTTGCTTTTCACAGCTTAGGCGCAGAGAAAAACCCAATTTCCCTTTGTCCCCAGGCTCCACCTGGGCAGAGGGCTTGTCACTGTGGTCCCTCTTCCTTGGGCAAAAGGTAACATAgatgccagtgccagtgcccaAAGCCACAAAGCCCAACTGCTGTTTGCCAGCCTTGGCTACTGGCGCTTGGCCTTGTAGGGGCGGGAGCGTTTCCGGCGGTCCGGCTTCCTCTGCTTGTGCAGGCGGCCGATGCTGACTCCCTGCCGCCGGCGCACCGAGATGTTCTGCTCCACCAGGCTGGCCAGCatgcctgcagggagagcacacACAGGGCCTGGAGGGCTGGCATTGCCCATgccacagggcagccctgcctctCTCACACAAAAGCCATCACTGGGCACCTCTTGGGAGTATAAAGtggaaggagaaagcagagatCTGTGGCTCCCCAGATGGAGCCTGTGCCCCAGGCCTGGCCTGAACAGGGAGCCAGGCAAGGTGAGCAGCCCgggctcccagctgctgctccatcacGCTCCGTGCCCCAAACCCTCTGCCCCATGAGCACAGCTCACCTTCCTGGGCCAGCATGGATATGAAGGTACAGATGAACTCATCATAGTTGTGGGTTCTCCTCTGGTCATCAATCTACAAAGAGACAAATCCACAAATAATCCAcaagcaggaggcagggagaaaggagagtTCAAGGTTAACAGGGGACAAAGAACTGGCATGCCTGGCCCAGCCCACAGACTAGGGAGATTGAAGTAGGAAGGGACCCACCTCCCAGCCTCTCTTGGGCCAGTGCACAACTGGGACTGTCTCCATCCCAGTTCAGGTGCCAGCATGTTCCAcaaagagcagctgggaagAGGTGAAGGTGGGCAGGGGAGGTATCTCTGCTGactctcctctgcctcctgtcAGAGCTGATGTTCATCCCAGCACTGTATCACCCTCCCCCAGGCTGCCAGTGCTGGCCCAGGACTGTAGCCCTGGTAACAGCTCTGCCCCACTGGGCTGTTTGGTAACAGGGTAGAGACTGTGAATGCTCCTCATCGCCATTCTCAGCTGAACCACTCTCCCTCTATTTTTACGTAAAACCACCCCAGACAAAAGCCTTTGGGCAGCTAAATCAGCAGTGCAAACAGGCCAGCAGCACACCttgaatttcttcctcttctctacCTCCTCCTTCAGGCAGGCCTCGTAGTTTGCAATCTCTGCTTCCACACACTTGAGCAGCGCCAGCAGCTCCTACCAGGATCAAGCAGACCAAACATGAGCACAGacccagccacagcccaggagccagcagggtgAGCTGGCAGGTGCTCATCTCTGTGTTAGGAGAGGGATGATTcatcaaaggaaaaacattcGCCAGGGGAAAACAAGGAGATCAGTTCATTGAAAAGAATTCACTATGGCTAACCCCAGGGGAGGTGGGTTCTGCCCCAGCCCCAAGGTtttgggacaggggaagggCTGCCTGTAACCCAGAATCCACCCCCTCACCCTCCACCCCCAGGGCCTGCTTCCCCTCaaaaacaaaatctgaagaCTTCCCTTTGGAAGAGCAGTTCCTACCCAGCTGTCCTCCAGGCAGCCCTTGGTGCCCTTGTGCTGCCTGACCCTGGCGGTGCCCCTAGCTGGAGGGCACAGACAGGCTGTGAGTTACCAGCAGGCTGGGACTTGGGGTGCAGGGTCTCACCAGCTCGTGGCCCAGAAGAGAGCACAGCAAGCTGAACATCTCAGCTGCAGAGACAGGGTCTGTGCCCACTACCAAGGCAAAGGTCCCCGAGATGACGCAAGGCACAAAAcctgcactgccctgtgccttgAGGCATGGCTGCGACGACACGCGAGGGGACACCGTGCACATGCAGTTCAGTCACTGCCAGCGCTGCTGCGCCTCCGGGTGAGCTCCACGTTCCCAGGGCTGTCGCAGCACAAAACTCACCTTGGGAGAATACTTTTCCCCCCCAGGGTGATCACTGGTCCTGCCAAGTCCCACCTTCTCTTTGCTGTCACTGGCCTCACtgccctccttctcctccagttTGATCGCAACCGGGGCCTCTTCACCGGGCTTGATGGAAGAGGGGGAGTTTTTCCCATCTACAcacaggggaaggaaggaggcaTTAGGAACCACCACAAAGAACTGGTATCCACCCCTGAAGTCAAAGGACACtgtcctgtcaccccaggcAAGACACCACCCCCTACAGCAGGCACTGacctgcagcagccagtggGCAGAAGACGCCGTCCTCGGTGAGGTGCAGCAGGCCGGAGCTGACGATGGGCCCCAGGTCCCTGACAGCACGGTTGTAGCGCAGGCAGTCGAGGCGCAGCAGCCCGTCCTCCTCGCCAAACAGCACCTTGGAGATGTGTGAGGTGACGGGGCTGGAGGGGCGCGTGGGGTTGGCCGAGCGGATGGGGGAGCGCAGCGGGGAGTTGAAGGCGCTGCCGATCTCGGAGGCCGTGTCCGTGCTCTCGTTGCTGGGCGTGGGGGACGGCTGGGAGTGCGTGACCACGGCCACGGCGGCGCCCCCACCACTCGTCTTGATGGACAGGGGAATGGAAAGGTCCTTCTGAGATTCCTTCAGCTTCTCAGCCAGGACGTTGATGGTGTTGGGCTGCAGGACGGAGAGCTGGCCATCTGCGGCCCCTGCCACGTGCTCTTGCTTCACTTGCCCTTTCCTCTTGTACCTGCCcagaaacacagcagggaaGATGTGTAGCTGGTGGAAAGAGGTGGAGACCCACCATGGacactgccagctctgtgcgCAGCAGTCCAGGCTGCCTGCTGGGATGAAACAAGGCCTGAAACACTTCCAGatcacccccagtgccaccagcttCTCTTGGAGCACCTCAGCACCACTGAGACACTCAGCCCCAGGGATCCCTACACTGCTGGGTGCACAGGGTCCTGTGTACCTCCTGCTCTTCTTCCAAAGCCCCCCAAAGCTCCCTTGCTGTGACCCAAACTTCCTGGCCTCAGCAGCAGTCCAAGCCCACCAACACTGTCACCAGGAGCTGAACTGGCAATCAGCACTGTGGAACCAAGGTTCCTTAAAGCCCCAAAGCCTGCTGCCAATACACAGTTACTCTCAGGGCAGCTGAAATTCAGAGTTGGCTGTAAAGAGCTACAGAAGGACTTTACAAAACCCAGTGAGTGGAAAGTAAAATGTCAAGTGAAGAGAAGAACAGAACTATCAAGATCTAAGGAAAGAAGTTAGGGAAGTCCTCATTGACGGGTCTGCAAAtgtcagctcccagccccccaCTCAAGCTGTCACCTGATGGCTGAGTTGGTGTTACGAACttcctcctcatcatcatcatcatagTCATCCTCATCATCCGAGTACTGCTGGTGCTGTCGGACTGGGACCCGGTTGCGACCCACTCCTGCTGCAAggtcttcctcctcctgcaacATACCACTGCTGAAggcctgctggcagcagggcaaggaggaAGAGCCCAGTGGACTCATCCCTGGTCCAGCCCAACACCAGGACTTGGCTCTTTTGAGAGGAAACAGGAACCCTTCCCCATTTTTGTTCAGTTTACCCACATTAAGGTAAACCTCCTTTGTCAGGTCAGTCTTTATTTaccctctcccctcccagcctgcgttagtgctgggccaggctggctgcaaggcagggccaggctcagGCCAGCTGACAGCTGTGGTCCCACAGAGGGGAGGGAGTACAGGCAAAGAGCGCAGCTTGAACCAGCTGTGCTGCTAGCCTGGCACTCCAGCCTACCTGCATGGGGGACTTGGCATAGTTGTGGTTATCCAGGAAGGCTGGCAGTCTCTGCACAATGGGGTTGGGGTTTGCTGGAGGGGCCCCATTGATGCCACTCGCTGCTGTCTTTGGCACCGGTTTGGATTTGCTGGGTGGGCTCTGCGTGGCCGTGGGGTGGCCCTGGCTGGTGGCTTCATCAGTGCCATCTGTcacacaagcacagcacagcctttcaTCACCAGCACTGTCACCTTTTACTCCTTTACCACCCCTTACTCACCCAGGTGAGAGAAGAGCTCTTGCACTCTCAGAGACCACCACAACCACCTCCATCTGTCACTGGTGTCCCCAAACTCCAGCCCTCCCACTTTCAAGATTCGCACCCTCCAACACACTCCCAGACACACAGGCATCACCATACCCCAGCACAGTGCACATGGAGCAGGgctcacagaaaagaaagtgaagcTGACAATAAAACTGCCCCAAGCCCCAGGTCAGCCAACTGTTGTCACCATCCTGTGCTCACTCCATGGCAGGCCAGGCTGGCAACACTGCTGGTACAAGCCCCTACCTGGATGAGTGCTCTCTGGAGTCACGGTCTTGCTGCTGGCTGGCTTTGCCTCTTCACCAGGCTGAGACTCCTGAGACTTCTGGGTCTGGATCAGCTCAGGCTGAGTTACTCGGATAAGCTTTAAAGCAAATGACAGAGAAACCGCATGCTGGATCAGCATGACCCAAATGACATCCTTTCCACTcaagcactgcagagctcatgGGAGTGAGCAAACACCAAGTGCCCAGGCACACAAAAGACACAGGTGAACCACctcccaggtgagcagcaaTGGCCAAGCAGTGAGGCTGGCTATGTCCTCTTCCCACAAGATTTTTCCCAAGGCCAAACCAAACCCCTAAAACCAGGGCCCTGGCGGCATAGGTAGATGCTCTGAAAAAGCCTATTCGCCCCAGCAGCCTTGCCCCCCCTCAGGCTGGGCTGTCCTACCTGCTGCAAGGCCTCCAGCACAGTCTGGCGGTTCATCTTCAGGATGTGCAGCTTGGACTCGTACTTCATCCTCCGGTCAGGCACCACGGCCATCAGGTTGAAGCGGATGTCGTGGTACggctccctgcaggaagggcagcagccctCAGCCACAGGATCATGGTgacagccccatccccacctcctGCCCAGGCACTGAACACCAACACACCCACGGCTTCTCCCCAGACCAGGTCAACCTCACAGTGGCTGATAAGCCGTACAACGTTTTTTCAGCTGCCACACAAAACACACTCAGAGTCACAGGTTAGCTGAGGTGGGAAGAGACCTATGATAGTCATCTGCtccagtccctgctccagcaggatcACCCAGAGCTGGTCACAGGACAACATCCAGACAGCTTCTGAATAGCTCCAGAGATGGAGATTCCATCTTTGGGTAACCTATGCCAGTACTGTCACCCTCATGCCCAAGCATCCAAGAGGCCCAGCTCAAGACCAGAAGCACCACTCCTTCTCCTATGGACTTGAGCTAACATGGACCTAACCAGGCCACTCCTAAGGCTGTGCAGCATTTGCAGGGACTCTGCATCACACAGGGAATGCATGCTCTGCAGGCAAGAGAAGGCAAGGGGCAGAGCACCTACACCTCTCCATAGACAACCTCCACTTCCACAACCTGCCACTCAGAAACCCCAGGACAAATAATCCAGGGGAATATGGCAAGGGGCCAGTGTTTGCCCCATGGGCCAGGACATTACCCTGCAGTGGCCAGGCCAATGCGCTCCATGATCACTCTCCTGGCTTTGTCCGTCCATTCCTCGTCATCTGCCCACGGCCCTGTGTAACAACACACAGCTGCACTTAGCAAAGCAGGCCATGCTGAAGTAAACCAGGTACAGGAAATGGGTACCTTACCAAAGGGACTGACAGACAGAAACCTGGCAGGGATAAATAACTGCCTGAATGACAGAACTCAGGGGTCAAGTTGTAAGAGAAGGGAGTAACTGGGCACCCAGTGGGATCTGTTTGGACCAGCTGTCTCAACACACAGTGGTTATTTGGCACAAGGAGAGAGCGAGGAGATAAATTCTCCTTGCTATATGAAGTTATTTCAGAGCTGAAGGACCTTATGGCCATGAGCAactgggaggaaaatgggaaaacaaaagcagtacATTTAGAAATAACTGCTTTCTAGGCACAGTCCCCAGCACACAGGCTCCAAAATTAGCTGTCAAAACTCAGGACAAATCTGGGAGCCATTGGAGTGATTCTCCACCAACACCAGTTAACACTAAGAGGCAAGAAAAAACAATACACTTGGACACCCCAGGGTGCTATTCCCCTGTgtcagcaggcagggacaggtgcCTCTTACCGTGGTCAATGGGATAGACCTTCAGCCCGTCGAGCTCAAAGAGCCGTCCCTTGATGGGCACGTAGCTGACAAAGTGAAAAGCCTCCATGGTCCGCACGGCGCTGATCCCGTTCTGCTTCTCCGGCAAGTGCCGTGGCTCTGGCCTGCGAGGGACAGGGCCCATGGAGAGCCTGCCTCCTCCAGAAGGAGGCACTGCAGGCACCTCACTCACCTGGCATGGCTGTTGTGGGCCTTGGCCAGCTCCGGGGCGTTGCCGATGGCATAGCCTTTGCTCTGCAGCCAACAGCAAGAGAGGACAACAGCTGAGAAGCGACACGGAACAAATAAAATGCTTCATCTTCccactccctccctccatctACCCACAGGAGGAGGACAGAAACCCTCAGGCACATCCTCTACTCTTCTGAGTTACAGGTAAAGTCCAAGATGGAAAAAGCACACAATTCCTACTGAATAAATTACAGCTGGAGAAAAACAGACTTCACAATAGGTCTGAAGGGAGGAGGACTTTTGATTACAGGGAGTAAATGACAGAAGGCTCAGAACTGCACCCAGCCTAAAGGGGACCAAGGCTCTGAGCAAGGTGAGGCAGGAATATGAGAGAGAAGAGGCAGTCCTGCTGCAGTGTGCAGCCACAGAGGACAAGGAAGGAGCCAGCTCATGAAGAGCATCACCCCACGAGGGGAGCAAGAGGCAGagccacctgtgccacccctgcacagccctgcccgaCCCTGCCCCTACCTCAGGGCTAAAGCCTTTGGTGAAATCCTTCATGCGGCTCAGCGTGGGGCCCAGGTCAACATTGTTGCAGTTCAGGAGGACGCTCAGCAGGGCATGGGTGGCACAGGAATTGGGGATCAGCTAGAGGGTAACACAAAGACCAACTTCACCAGCAGGAACAAGGCAGCCTTTCAACAACCCCTGTGTTGACAATAATGAACTGAAAGCACTGATGCAAGAACCATCAGCACTTGTGAGAGCAGCGACCTGACCTCTCATAGGAAGGAGGGAAGTCAGTATCACTTAGTGAGCCTCACCATGCCCCACGAGCATCTGCTCACAGTGCAGGCCACAGCCTCCCAGCCCTCACTGGATTCCCTCCaacctggagctcagggaagaGGAGCTGCCCTCGTGAGCAGCAAGATCAGTGCAGCCTGTCAGTGGCACACTGCTTCCCCAAGCTGTCACAGGGGACACCCCACACACACCTTTCCCCTGCCTGGAGCCTACCTGGTGAGCAAAGAACATGTTATTGACGATGTCATCGTCGATCACCGACGTCTCATCCACCAGCGTGGAGACCttgcggcgggagcggcgctcCTCAATCCACTTGAACAGGAAGATGAACCCATACACGGGGCTgcacagagaaagcagcagagctctgcaccaGCCACAccactggggctgctctgcccagcaccagaAACCCTCTGgttcacagcacagcaaagagagaggaaaagcagaacaacCAATGCCATCTTTCTGGCAGTGACCATCCCTGCCACAATCCCCCAGCCCAACACTACTGAGGACACTCCTGAGCTGATGCTCCTGGCTCAGCCTCCAATCAAGCTTGAAAACTCTGGGGATTGAGAAGTCTTAAGAGGCTGAAGacaaagaaatgggaaaatcccCTCTGGACAGTGCCTGGCCACTGAATGACCCTCCTTTTACACTTACCTTGGATTCATTTCTGAGAGGCATTCAGCAATGGCTTTTAAGAAGCAACAGCCTCAAAGCCTTctcacagcaccaggacagggaGAAAGCCCACACTGCAACCACACCACCCCTCCATGGTGACAGGGAGTTGAATCCCTTGGAGGATGTCCCCCAGCTGCCCCAAACCTGAGGAAGCCCTCCTGGTCCATCACTCGCAGCTCTGATCTCCGTGCCAGACAagctcacacagctcctctggacaCCTGGCCATGAGTTCCCAGGCCCACAGACCACTCTGCTCAGCACAACTCACACTCTCAGGCCTCTGACTCACCCTTGGCATTTGCTCTGCAGATCATAAATCTCCTCTACCTGCACTCCCTTGACCCCTGCAGACaaaggagaggagctggtgTAAGGCCACCAGGAAGGACAGGCTAATGTCAGGCACTAAACTGACTTCTCAGAAAGGTTTCTAGGACTTACCAAAATCTTCAACCAGGAGTGTGAAAAGACCtgaaaggaacaaaaccaaCAGGTTACTTCTGGCTgaagagagcagagaggaaatcCACTGCCATCATCCCCTGAGAGTCCCACATGGTCCCAGGCCAAGGCACAGCCAGAGAACCCACAGCAGAGAGGCACCAGGATCACACCCAGTCCCAGCAGTGAGGCTGCTGAGCCCAGAGTGCTCCAACAACCTTCACCCCTCCATCCCCACTGACCATCCTCTTCCTCAAGGGAACCTGAACCAACTCTTTCCTGACAGAGCCCACTGCAACTGGCAAagtgagcagcagggagcaccTCAATGACACACGCACACTTGTAACCAGAGAAATAAATGACTGAAGATATCACaagatacttaaaaaaaaaaaatcatttctgtTCATGTTAGAGAAAATCAGTGAGGGGAATCCAGATCACAGCaacagggctgcagggaagtCCAAGGGCTGAAAGAAGCTCATCTTCATCTCCCTGTCCCTTTGGGGGAACCAAATCCAACAGCCTGTCTCTAACGGTTACAAAATTCAGGAGGACATAaccagggacacagagacaaCCACAAGAAAACCAGGATTATCAGAtatctgagcagcagctgccactctGATGCTGGAGCAAGGGCAGTCAGCCCAATTCTCAGGCAGTCACTCTGCATGTGGAGGAAGCGAGTTCGAGACTGGAATaacaaatctgcttttttaGCTCCCTTAGAAAGGCTGCTGAAAGCCTGGGAGGAAGTCCAGGGAATACCAATAAGAAGGACTAAATCCAGAGAAACATCCCTGTAAGCAATGGATTTAAGGACCCTGATGTATGTGGCTCA is a window encoding:
- the BAP1 gene encoding ubiquitin carboxyl-terminal hydrolase BAP1 isoform X2; this encodes MNKGWLELESDPGLFTLLVEDFGVKGVQVEEIYDLQSKCQGPVYGFIFLFKWIEERRSRRKVSTLVDETSVIDDDIVNNMFFAHQLIPNSCATHALLSVLLNCNNVDLGPTLSRMKDFTKGFSPESKGYAIGNAPELAKAHNSHARPEPRHLPEKQNGISAVRTMEAFHFVSYVPIKGRLFELDGLKVYPIDHGPWADDEEWTDKARRVIMERIGLATAGEPYHDIRFNLMAVVPDRRMKYESKLHILKMNRQTVLEALQQLIRVTQPELIQTQKSQESQPGEEAKPASSKTVTPESTHPDGTDEATSQGHPTATQSPPSKSKPVPKTAASGINGAPPANPNPIVQRLPAFLDNHNYAKSPMQEEEDLAAGVGRNRVPVRQHQQYSDDEDDYDDDDEEEVRNTNSAIRYKRKGQVKQEHVAGAADGQLSVLQPNTINVLAEKLKESQKDLSIPLSIKTSGGGAAVAVVTHSQPSPTPSNESTDTASEIGSAFNSPLRSPIRSANPTRPSSPVTSHISKVLFGEEDGLLRLDCLRYNRAVRDLGPIVSSGLLHLTEDGVFCPLAAADGKNSPSSIKPGEEAPVAIKLEEKEGSEASDSKEKELLALLKCVEAEIANYEACLKEEVEKRKKFKIDDQRRTHNYDEFICTFISMLAQEGMLASLVEQNISVRRRQGVSIGRLHKQRKPDRRKRSRPYKAKRQ
- the BAP1 gene encoding ubiquitin carboxyl-terminal hydrolase BAP1 isoform X1, giving the protein MNKGWLELESDPGLFTLLVEDFGVKGVQVEEIYDLQSKCQGPVYGFIFLFKWIEERRSRRKVSTLVDETSVIDDDIVNNMFFAHQLIPNSCATHALLSVLLNCNNVDLGPTLSRMKDFTKGFSPESKGYAIGNAPELAKAHNSHARPEPRHLPEKQNGISAVRTMEAFHFVSYVPIKGRLFELDGLKVYPIDHGPWADDEEWTDKARRVIMERIGLATAGEPYHDIRFNLMAVVPDRRMKYESKLHILKMNRQTVLEALQQLIRVTQPELIQTQKSQESQPGEEAKPASSKTVTPESTHPDGTDEATSQGHPTATQSPPSKSKPVPKTAASGINGAPPANPNPIVQRLPAFLDNHNYAKSPMQEEEDLAAGVGRNRVPVRQHQQYSDDEDDYDDDDEEEVRNTNSAIRYKRKGQVKQEHVAGAADGQLSVLQPNTINVLAEKLKESQKDLSIPLSIKTSGGGAAVAVVTHSQPSPTPSNESTDTASEIGSAFNSPLRSPIRSANPTRPSSPVTSHISKVLFGEEDGLLRLDCLRYNRAVRDLGPIVSSGLLHLTEDGVFCPLAAADGKNSPSSIKPGEEAPVAIKLEEKEGSEASDSKEKVGLGRTSDHPGGEKYSPKELLALLKCVEAEIANYEACLKEEVEKRKKFKIDDQRRTHNYDEFICTFISMLAQEGMLASLVEQNISVRRRQGVSIGRLHKQRKPDRRKRSRPYKAKRQ